A genome region from Thermoanaerobacterium xylanolyticum LX-11 includes the following:
- a CDS encoding Na/Pi cotransporter family protein produces the protein MVNTIFFIALGIAIFLLGLLFLTSSLKIISKHKVKTLIEKYTGNIYLSIFIGFILAIMMQSSSMITIVAVSMADAGLLNLYSAAGIIMGANIGTTIAVQLYAFDLYSAVPYLIFLGSILRFQKQKTFKFIGNILLGFGIIFAGLKIIDIAVSPLRNFSAIKNFVTMTENPFYGIATGIVMALIMQSSTFCIAMLQVLANVKIMPVYNAIYIVYGLNIGTCSEALLISIATNKEGKKIAIFNVLFNLIGTIVFLPLTHYYYKFLKFITPGNVSLQISNSHMFFNIASTLLVLPIMKYLFYFIEIMFENGSK, from the coding sequence ATGGTAAATACGATCTTTTTCATAGCTTTAGGTATCGCAATTTTTCTCCTTGGACTTTTATTTTTAACTTCATCGTTAAAAATCATTTCAAAGCACAAAGTCAAGACACTTATTGAAAAATACACAGGGAATATATATTTATCAATATTTATTGGATTCATTCTGGCCATAATGATGCAAAGCAGCAGCATGATTACAATAGTAGCAGTTAGCATGGCTGATGCAGGACTTCTAAACTTGTACAGTGCAGCAGGCATAATAATGGGAGCAAATATCGGAACAACGATTGCCGTTCAACTCTACGCATTTGACCTTTACAGTGCTGTACCTTACTTGATTTTTTTAGGCTCCATTTTAAGATTTCAAAAGCAAAAAACATTTAAGTTCATCGGCAATATACTTTTGGGCTTCGGAATCATATTTGCGGGACTAAAAATAATTGATATAGCCGTTTCACCACTTAGAAATTTTTCTGCTATAAAAAATTTTGTCACTATGACAGAAAACCCATTTTATGGCATAGCAACTGGAATCGTCATGGCACTTATCATGCAGTCTAGCACATTTTGCATCGCAATGCTTCAAGTTCTTGCAAATGTTAAAATAATGCCTGTATACAATGCCATCTACATCGTGTATGGACTTAATATAGGCACGTGCTCTGAAGCTTTATTGATAAGCATTGCCACAAACAAAGAAGGAAAGAAAATAGCTATTTTTAACGTGCTTTTTAATCTAATAGGAACAATCGTTTTTCTCCCTTTGACACACTATTACTATAAATTTTTGAAATTTATTACTCCAGGCAATGTGTCTTTGCAAATTTCAAATAGCCATATGTTCTTTAATATTGCTTCAACATTGTTGGTTCTACCAATAATGAAATACCTGTTTTATTTTATAGAAATTATGTTTGAAAATGGTTCTAAGTGA
- a CDS encoding PIG-L deacetylase family protein has protein sequence MKVKKYLIITIIVLSLLVSYVMNLKTTFANLTEKKPEPEFKNPGQRILVIVPHPDDESLGMAGVIQRAVSQNIPVKVVIVTNGDSYKKAAAVLTGHVNPTPSDFYKLGLQRQSESIAAMAELGLPKNDVVFLGFADGSTRFLWSDFWDNNVPRISGGTKSAFSPYKNVYKPGIAYTGNNLENCIQEIIKSFNPTDIYYPMADDVHPDHWAVSNFVRYAIVAMNLNVREHMFLIHHPQWPVPWLLEPNRPLLPPVDMADSNTKWQVFKLTPSEIQKKEVALKKYKSQIAVMEPFLMGFVRQNELFGTKPVINIKDVSTLPNLNQAEMPYTLFKVPAGGVLNQEIYRSADLTEMASFYYRGNELYVGMKSLAPISKKVAYHLEMRLFYKGDIKRIDIGLIGGKLYEYRKAKNSIYNVPISNPVFSKNVVWIKIDIPNTQNLNYIFMGADSIYKNKLIDKIPWNVYKVENKEASQTT, from the coding sequence ATGAAGGTGAAGAAATATTTAATAATTACTATAATTGTATTATCGCTATTGGTATCATATGTTATGAATTTAAAGACCACCTTCGCAAATCTGACAGAAAAAAAGCCGGAGCCGGAATTTAAAAATCCCGGACAACGGATACTTGTAATTGTACCACACCCTGATGATGAATCTTTAGGAATGGCGGGAGTCATACAGCGAGCAGTAAGCCAAAACATTCCGGTAAAAGTAGTCATAGTTACAAATGGAGATAGCTACAAAAAAGCTGCTGCTGTACTTACAGGTCATGTAAATCCTACACCATCAGACTTTTATAAGCTTGGCCTTCAAAGACAAAGTGAAAGCATAGCTGCAATGGCAGAACTTGGCCTTCCAAAAAACGATGTAGTATTTTTAGGCTTTGCTGATGGTAGCACTCGTTTTTTATGGAGCGATTTTTGGGACAATAACGTTCCCAGAATTAGTGGCGGAACAAAATCCGCATTTTCCCCCTATAAAAATGTGTATAAACCTGGCATAGCATATACAGGAAACAATCTTGAAAATTGTATACAAGAAATCATAAAATCTTTCAATCCTACAGATATTTATTATCCAATGGCAGATGACGTGCACCCTGATCATTGGGCTGTAAGCAATTTTGTAAGATATGCCATCGTAGCCATGAACTTAAATGTACGAGAGCATATGTTTCTGATTCATCATCCACAATGGCCTGTCCCATGGCTTTTAGAGCCAAACAGACCGCTTCTTCCACCTGTTGATATGGCTGACAGCAATACAAAATGGCAGGTGTTCAAATTGACGCCAAGCGAAATCCAAAAGAAGGAAGTAGCACTTAAGAAATACAAATCTCAAATTGCTGTGATGGAACCATTTTTAATGGGATTTGTAAGGCAAAACGAGCTTTTTGGCACGAAACCTGTAATAAATATAAAGGATGTCAGCACGCTGCCAAATTTAAATCAGGCAGAAATGCCATACACATTGTTTAAAGTTCCTGCAGGGGGCGTATTAAATCAAGAGATATACAGAAGCGCAGATCTCACTGAGATGGCATCATTTTACTACAGAGGAAATGAGCTTTACGTAGGAATGAAGTCATTGGCACCTATATCAAAAAAAGTGGCTTATCATTTGGAAATGAGGCTATTTTACAAAGGTGATATCAAAAGAATAGATATAGGACTGATAGGCGGAAAACTTTACGAGTACAGAAAGGCTAAAAATTCCATCTACAATGTCCCAATTTCAAATCCAGTCTTTAGTAAAAATGTAGTCTGGATTAAGATTGACATTCCAAATACGCAAAATTTGAATTATATATTTATGGGGGCTGATTCAATATATAAAAACAAGTTGATAGACAAGATTCCTTGGAACGTCTACAAAGTCGAAAATAAGGAAGCATCGCAAACTACTTAA
- a CDS encoding GerAB/ArcD/ProY family transporter, with product MNKITYKELFSAMLAFELGSAVLFVLGASAKQDAWISILLATVAALPLVYLYVTLYKMHDGNLPQILEVTFGKAFGKVLSVIYAIYFLYIAARVTRDFAELNIGTIYKQAPVSAFSIAILVVVMYYLVFDISVMIKSSHVLLPTFIIMAFFQFIGVFSVNCVTIKKIFPILGNGLMPVVKAAFPNILTFPYGELITFMMVFPEFKFNTNKLTKYCFALVVTTGLWLALNTVEIFSVLGVAEATRANFPFYELALIMKFGTFRNLDPFYAIVTVIGGVIKITVFTYAAIKTIQTIFNLKEYKFLLIPVGTIVYALSILIADSYPLHILIGLKLTTLYIHVPLQIIIPLIALILSFIRNPKTSKK from the coding sequence ATGAATAAAATAACGTACAAGGAACTTTTTTCTGCAATGCTGGCGTTTGAATTAGGAAGTGCTGTATTATTTGTATTAGGCGCGTCTGCAAAGCAAGACGCGTGGATATCAATATTGCTGGCAACTGTCGCTGCACTGCCACTGGTCTACTTATACGTAACACTTTATAAAATGCACGATGGAAATCTGCCTCAAATTTTGGAAGTCACATTTGGAAAGGCATTTGGCAAAGTGCTTTCTGTAATTTACGCCATTTACTTCTTGTACATAGCTGCCCGCGTAACAAGAGATTTTGCCGAGCTTAATATAGGTACCATATACAAGCAAGCACCTGTATCAGCCTTTTCAATTGCAATTTTGGTTGTAGTTATGTACTACCTTGTGTTCGACATAAGCGTTATGATAAAGTCTTCACACGTGCTATTGCCAACTTTTATTATCATGGCATTTTTTCAATTCATTGGCGTATTCAGCGTAAATTGTGTAACTATAAAAAAAATTTTTCCTATCTTAGGAAATGGACTTATGCCTGTAGTAAAAGCTGCATTTCCAAATATTCTCACATTTCCATACGGTGAGCTTATCACATTTATGATGGTGTTCCCAGAATTCAAGTTTAACACAAATAAATTGACCAAATATTGCTTTGCATTAGTTGTAACAACAGGCCTTTGGCTTGCATTAAACACAGTGGAAATATTTTCAGTCCTTGGAGTAGCAGAAGCGACAAGGGCAAATTTCCCATTTTATGAGCTTGCACTTATAATGAAATTTGGAACTTTTAGAAATCTTGACCCATTTTATGCAATAGTAACTGTTATAGGAGGTGTCATAAAAATAACTGTCTTTACGTATGCCGCCATAAAGACAATACAGACGATCTTCAACTTAAAAGAGTACAAATTTTTGCTTATACCTGTGGGCACTATCGTATACGCCTTATCTATATTAATAGCTGATTCATACCCACTTCACATTCTGATTGGGCTTAAATTGACGACGCTTTATATTCATGTGCCGCTGCAGATAATCATACCACTCATAGCATTGATACTGTCATTCATAAGAAATCCTAAAACAAGTAAAAAATAA
- a CDS encoding dipeptidase, whose protein sequence is MIVDFHCDTLYLAEKYGRDMTIKNTDGHIDLIRLEEGLVHLQVFATFVEPEFMKKDAAAKTLKMIDKLYQAIEKSDRIKLILSGDDIDEAKNKNKLGALLSIEGGEAIEGDLSLLRMFYRLGVRAMTLTWSLRNDIGDGVLGCKDCGITQFGESVVKEMNRLGMIVDVSHLNERGFWDVVDLCDKPFIASHSDCKALCNHPRNLSDKQIKAVADKNGVIGINFCPDFLREDGNATIEDVLDHVEYIAKLVGAEHVGFGSDFDGIEKTPVGLHDVSCFPKVLEGLKKRGFNDEEIDLISHGNFERIIKEILH, encoded by the coding sequence ATGATAGTTGATTTTCATTGTGACACGCTGTACTTGGCTGAAAAATACGGAAGAGACATGACGATAAAAAATACAGATGGGCATATTGATTTGATTAGATTGGAAGAAGGATTGGTACATCTTCAAGTATTTGCCACTTTTGTTGAACCAGAATTTATGAAAAAAGATGCTGCAGCAAAAACGTTAAAGATGATCGATAAACTTTATCAAGCCATAGAAAAAAGCGATAGAATCAAATTGATTTTAAGTGGTGATGATATTGATGAAGCAAAAAATAAAAACAAATTAGGCGCATTATTGTCAATAGAAGGCGGTGAAGCAATAGAAGGCGATTTGTCTCTCTTAAGGATGTTTTATAGACTGGGTGTGAGAGCTATGACGCTTACTTGGAGCCTTAGAAATGACATAGGTGATGGTGTATTAGGATGCAAGGATTGCGGCATCACGCAATTCGGTGAAAGTGTCGTAAAAGAAATGAACAGGTTAGGAATGATCGTAGATGTATCACATTTAAATGAAAGAGGATTTTGGGATGTTGTAGATTTGTGTGATAAGCCATTTATAGCGTCCCATTCTGACTGTAAAGCTCTTTGCAATCATCCGAGAAATCTAAGTGATAAGCAGATAAAGGCCGTTGCTGATAAAAATGGCGTCATAGGAATTAATTTTTGCCCTGATTTCTTAAGAGAAGATGGCAATGCTACAATAGAAGATGTGCTTGACCATGTGGAATATATTGCGAAATTAGTAGGTGCAGAGCATGTTGGATTTGGCTCAGACTTTGATGGCATAGAAAAGACACCTGTTGGGCTTCATGATGTATCGTGTTTTCCCAAGGTACTTGAAGGACTTAAAAAAAGAGGTTTTAACGACGAAGAAATAGATTTAATATCACACGGCAATTTCGAAAGAATAATAAAAGAAATCTTACATTGA
- the glyA gene encoding serine hydroxymethyltransferase, whose product MNIDIIREVDPEVADAISNEIKRQKNKIELIASENFVSPAVMEAMGSPLTNKYAEGYPGKRYYGGCEYVDVVEELARERLKKLFGAEHANVQPHSGAQANMAAYFALINPGDTVLGMNLAHGGHLTHGSKVNFSGKLYNIIPYGVREDTGFIDYDELERLAKEYKPKLIVAGASAYPRIIDFKRFKEIADSVGAYLMVDMAHIAGLVAAGLHPNPVEYSDVVTSTTHKTLRGPRGGIILSKEVHAKAIDKSVFPGVQGGPLMHVIAAKAVCFNEALKPEFKEYQKKIVRNAKALADGLMDRKVNLVSGGTDNHLMLLDLRGTGVTGKELEKRLDYVGITANKNAIPNDPLGPNVTSGLRLGTPAVTTRGMNEDDMDMIADIIYNVLKDENYVDVAKKRVSELLDKYPLYE is encoded by the coding sequence ATGAATATCGATATTATAAGAGAAGTAGATCCTGAAGTGGCTGATGCAATTTCTAATGAGATTAAAAGGCAGAAAAATAAGATTGAACTGATCGCATCAGAGAATTTTGTAAGCCCTGCAGTCATGGAAGCGATGGGTTCACCGCTTACGAACAAGTATGCTGAGGGGTATCCTGGAAAGCGGTATTACGGAGGTTGCGAGTACGTCGATGTAGTTGAGGAGCTGGCAAGAGAGAGGCTTAAAAAGCTTTTTGGAGCAGAGCATGCAAATGTACAGCCTCATTCTGGCGCTCAAGCCAACATGGCAGCTTATTTTGCATTGATAAATCCAGGTGATACAGTATTAGGCATGAATCTGGCACACGGTGGACATTTAACACATGGCAGCAAAGTAAATTTCTCCGGCAAGTTGTACAACATCATACCTTATGGAGTAAGGGAAGACACTGGTTTTATAGACTACGATGAGTTGGAAAGATTAGCAAAAGAGTACAAGCCTAAGCTTATTGTAGCAGGTGCAAGCGCGTATCCCAGGATAATAGATTTTAAGAGATTTAAAGAAATTGCAGATTCAGTTGGAGCATATTTAATGGTAGACATGGCACACATTGCAGGACTTGTAGCGGCAGGACTTCATCCTAATCCTGTAGAGTATTCAGACGTTGTAACGTCTACAACACATAAGACTTTAAGAGGGCCAAGAGGCGGCATAATCTTATCTAAAGAGGTTCACGCAAAGGCCATCGATAAATCTGTTTTTCCAGGAGTACAAGGTGGTCCACTGATGCACGTAATCGCTGCAAAAGCAGTATGCTTTAATGAAGCATTAAAACCAGAATTTAAAGAATATCAGAAGAAGATCGTGAGAAATGCAAAAGCCTTGGCAGATGGCCTTATGGACAGAAAAGTGAACTTAGTTTCAGGTGGTACAGACAATCATTTGATGTTATTGGACTTAAGAGGGACTGGCGTCACAGGCAAGGAATTAGAAAAAAGGCTTGACTATGTAGGAATAACGGCAAATAAAAATGCCATACCAAACGATCCATTAGGTCCTAATGTCACTTCAGGCCTAAGGCTTGGAACACCAGCGGTTACTACGAGAGGAATGAATGAAGATGATATGGATATGATTGCTGATATAATCTATAATGTTTTAAAAGATGAAAATTACGTTGATGTAGCTAAAAAGAGAGTAAGTGAACTTCTCGACAAATATCCACTTTATGAATAA